The following nucleotide sequence is from Pirellulales bacterium.
GTCGTGCTTGCTTTCATGCACCCTTGGGGTGACCGCAAATGCCTGCCAGCCGCATTCTTGTCGCGCTCGCTACCTACAACGAGATCGAAAACGTACCCGCTCTCGTCGATGCTATCTTCCAGGCGTTGCCAACTGCGGACATCTTGGTCATCGATGACAATTCCCCCGATGGCACGGGCCAATGGTGCGATGAGCGGGCAACCAGCGAGCCACGTCTGGCATGTCTGCATCGTCCTGGAAAGCAAGGCCTGGGCTCGGCCACCATCGCCGGCATGCGGTGGGCCCTCGACAAGGCGTATGGCGTCGTCGTCACGATGGATGCCGATTGGAGCCACGATCCACGGCACCTGCCGGAGTTGGTCCACGCAGTCGAGGCGGCGGACGTCGCGATTGGCTCGCGTTACTGCGATGGCGGGCAAATCGATGGGTGGCCGCTGCATCGCCGTGTGATGAGCCGCACGATCAACTGCCTCAGTCGTTTGTTGCTGCGACTGCCAGTCGGCGACACCAGCGGCGCTTTCCGCGCGTATCGCGTAGCGGCGCTGCAAATAATTGAACTCTCAAACGTCCAGGCGGCCGGTTATTCGTATCTTGAGGAAATTCTTTGGCAC
It contains:
- a CDS encoding polyprenol monophosphomannose synthase; protein product: MPASRILVALATYNEIENVPALVDAIFQALPTADILVIDDNSPDGTGQWCDERATSEPRLACLHRPGKQGLGSATIAGMRWALDKAYGVVVTMDADWSHDPRHLPELVHAVEAADVAIGSRYCDGGQIDGWPLHRRVMSRTINCLSRLLLRLPVGDTSGAFRAYRVAALQIIELSNVQAAGYSYLEEILWHLHRSGATFHEVPITFRERRAGKSKVNLHEAVAKISTLIRLAKTGNP